The following nucleotide sequence is from Pseudomonadota bacterium.
ACGCGCTTCGGCCGTGCGTCGAGAGCGGTCGCGTTCCGGATCTGGGCGTGGCGCTCTACCATGCGTGGTGCGTGCGGCAGGCAGGCACGGCTGCGGCGGTGGGCCTCGACGCCATGCAGGAGGTGGAGTACCGTTATCTCTTCCGCGACGGCCCAGGTGGCGGTCTGGCGATCTTCGTGGCGCAGTGCGACGATCCGGATCGACCGCAGCCACGGGTGGTCCGCCAGATCCTGCGCGACTATTTCAGTGAGCCGAGAGCGGCGGTCTTTGCGGAACGGGCCGCGCCTCTTCTGGGGTCCCTTGCGGGCCGGTCGGTGGCCGACATCGGGTGCGGCATCGGGGTTCGTCTTCCGTGGCTCGTGGAACGGGTCGGAACGGGGGGAACGGTCTGGGCCGAAGATCAGGACGACGATGTGTTTGGGTTCATCCGATTCGCCGCTGCGAACGGCTTCCCCGATCTGCGTCGGGTGCGAACCGTGACCGGGAGTGATGTGACCGTGGGGCTGTCGCCCGCGACCATCGATGTGGCGGTGCTCGATGACATTCACGCCAACCAGGTGAAGGACGAAGATCTTGCGGGCGGCGGATCATCGACACGTCTCGAGAGCGGCCTGCGCTGGCTCGCTTCAATTCGCGCCGCGCTCCGCCCAGGCGGGCGCATCGTGATTCTCGAAGACGGTCGCGCGCAGCCCCGATGCCTCTCGCTGGAAGGAACCCGTCGCTTTCTTGCGCGGGGGGGCTTCGAGATCGAGCGGGTGGTCGAGCATCGCGATTCGAAGGCCCCTCCGGGGGCTCCGGCCGGCTTCTCGCTGAGCGCTCGCCGGATCGAGCCTTGAGAGGCCGCGCGTGAAGAAGGGCATCGGGCTCCTGCTGCTTCTCAACGGGCTCGCGCTGGCGCTGTGCCTGCGGGTTCCGAGCGCGCAGCGACACGCACCGACGCCGTCTCCGTCAGTGGCGTCGGCCCCCAACGTTCTGCTGGTGACCCTCGACTGCCTGCGTCCCGATCACGTGGGCGTGTACGGTCATCCTGAGTGTGTGACGCCCAGTCTCGATCGCCTCGCCGCGAGGGGAACGCGCTACCTGCACGCCTACGCGCAGTCCGACACCACCACCGCGAGCACCCTCAGCCTGCTGTTCTCGCGATGGTGCAGCCAGCTCTACTGCGAGACCCGAGACACCGGCGGCTACCCCGTTCCCACCTCTCTCTCTCGTCGGTTCAAGACGCGAGGACACGCCACGGCCGCGTTCGTCTCGTCGCTCGAGCTGGTCGATCCGCGCATCCGGGATGGTCTCGACACCTATGAAGGCCCCACTGAGACCACCGAGCAGGGGAGATGGAGCGCGCGGCACACCACCGATCGCGCACTTGACTGGCTTCGCCATCGCGCGCCCGGAGAGCCCTGGTTCATGTGGCTCATGTACTGGGACATGCACGGGGCCGACCAGCACTACGATGAGGCGGTGACGCAGAGCGATCGGTGTCTCGGAGAGGTGCTCGATGCCATCGCGGCGCGGGGCGAGCTCGACAAGACCATCATCGTGGCCACCGCCCAGCACGGCTACGATCCGGTGCACGGTCTGTCCGGCCACGGCCTCTACGAGCCGAGCCTGGCCGTTCCGCTCATCATCTCGGGTCCCGGGCTGGGGCCCGCGGGCAAGGTGGAGGAGGCACCCGTGATGCTCGTCGACGTCTATCCCACCGTGCTCTCGCTCGCGGGCTTGGAAGCCGTGCCGTGTGTGGGCCTCGATCTGCGGAAGTCGCCGCCGCTTCGCCGCCCCACCTACGCTGAGACCTGGAACCTCGAAGGGCGCAGCGTTCGTGATGGGCGCTGGCGATTCATCGAGTACATCAAGAACATCTCGCTCGGCCCGCACGAAGGCGTGACGTCAGGGACCCCCGATCCAAAGCGTCCGGGCTTCTTCATCTGCCGGGCCAAGGGGACATGTGAGCTCTACGATCTGGAGAGCGACCCCACCGAATCGAGGAATCTGGCCGAGAAGATGCCCGACGTGGCGCGAGCCTATCGTGAACAGCTGGCGCAGTGGCAGCAGCAGCGCGGGAGGAGCGAGGTGCGCGTGCCGATGAGCGACACGCTGCGACGCGCGCTGCAGCAACATGGCTACGATTTCTGACACCGCGCGCTGGCAGCGTCGCAGCGCGGGACTGATGGCGCTGGCCAACCTGCTTGTCGCGGTCTGCATCGGTGTTGCGTCTCGACGCCTGGCGAAGGTCGAACGGGTGCCGCCGGTGTCGTCTGAGATGCCCGTCGAATACCGGCGCGAGGTACGGTATCGCACGCTGCTGCTGCGCTATGGCAGCGAGCGGGTGTCGCGTGAGACCTTCCTGCGCTACGGCGCAGCCGACGAGTTCGCCCGTGCCGACGCGAATGGCGACGGGGTGCTCGATACAGGGGAGTACATGCGCGCCTGGCAGCGGGAGATGCGTCGATGAGCCCGGCCGCGCGTCGCGCGCGTGCGACGGCGACGGGAGCCGGGTTGGCCGTGGTCTGTGCCGCGACCGTGCTCGTGTTGCTGCTCTCTCGTCCGGCGTCGCAGGGTGCCTCCCCCGGCGGTGCATGGCGCCCGCAGCTGATCGTGCTCGTCGAGGTGTGCGGATTGCGCCCTGA
It contains:
- a CDS encoding class I SAM-dependent methyltransferase, with amino-acid sequence MRTAAAQVDETTRARPSAHARRAIVVVGVLLGLNVVAWKALQPLSRAVDPAQAPVTVSPSAITRAEPPRGESLSTHLRAASRSFASYLEGVRTAATKAELEARARQAENALRPCVESGRVPDLGVALYHAWCVRQAGTAAAVGLDAMQEVEYRYLFRDGPGGGLAIFVAQCDDPDRPQPRVVRQILRDYFSEPRAAVFAERAAPLLGSLAGRSVADIGCGIGVRLPWLVERVGTGGTVWAEDQDDDVFGFIRFAAANGFPDLRRVRTVTGSDVTVGLSPATIDVAVLDDIHANQVKDEDLAGGGSSTRLESGLRWLASIRAALRPGGRIVILEDGRAQPRCLSLEGTRRFLARGGFEIERVVEHRDSKAPPGAPAGFSLSARRIEP